One Alicyclobacillus acidoterrestris DNA window includes the following coding sequences:
- a CDS encoding alpha-ketoacid dehydrogenase subunit beta, producing MREITYQEAIREAMSQVMREDERVFILGEDIGVYGGAFGVTRGMIEEFGPERVRNTPISEAAIAGAAIGAALTGMRPIMELQFSDFVTIAMDQLVNQAAKIRYMYGGKASVPMVVRAPGGSGTGAAAQHSQSLEAWLAHVPGLKVVQPANAYDAKGLLKAAIDDNNPVIFYEHKLLYSTKADVPEELYSIPLGKADIKREGSDVTLVSTGIMVQKSLTAADVLAKDGIQVEVIDPRTLVPLDIQTIVDSVKRTGRCVVVYEAVKRGGYGAEIASLVAESEAFDFLDAPIIRLGGKEVPIPQSPELERHAVPQVEDIVEAIRNMMQKA from the coding sequence TTGAGAGAAATCACATATCAAGAAGCAATCCGCGAGGCAATGAGTCAAGTGATGCGCGAAGATGAACGCGTGTTTATTCTAGGTGAGGACATTGGCGTGTACGGGGGCGCATTCGGAGTAACGCGCGGCATGATTGAGGAGTTTGGTCCAGAACGCGTTCGCAATACACCTATCTCAGAAGCCGCCATTGCGGGTGCAGCCATTGGTGCTGCATTAACCGGGATGCGTCCAATTATGGAATTACAATTCTCGGACTTCGTGACCATCGCGATGGATCAATTAGTCAATCAAGCAGCAAAGATTCGGTATATGTACGGTGGAAAAGCCTCTGTGCCTATGGTTGTGCGGGCCCCAGGCGGATCGGGAACAGGAGCGGCCGCGCAACACTCCCAAAGTTTAGAGGCCTGGCTTGCGCACGTACCGGGACTAAAAGTGGTGCAACCAGCAAACGCCTACGATGCCAAGGGCCTATTAAAAGCCGCCATAGACGACAACAATCCAGTGATTTTTTATGAGCACAAACTGCTGTACTCAACGAAGGCAGACGTGCCAGAAGAACTCTACTCCATACCCCTTGGAAAAGCCGACATCAAACGAGAGGGAAGCGACGTTACGCTTGTGTCAACAGGCATCATGGTTCAGAAATCGCTTACAGCAGCTGATGTATTAGCCAAGGACGGCATTCAGGTTGAAGTCATTGACCCGAGAACATTAGTGCCGCTGGATATCCAAACTATCGTCGACTCGGTCAAGCGGACCGGTCGATGTGTGGTCGTCTACGAAGCGGTCAAACGTGGGGGATATGGTGCAGAGATTGCCAGCTTAGTGGCGGAGAGTGAAGCATTCGATTTCTTAGATGCCCCGATTATTCGATTAGGTGGAAAAGAAGTGCCGATTCCTCAAAGCCCGGAACTGGAACGACATGCTGTCCCGCAGGTGGAAGACATCGTGGAAGCGATTCGTAACATGATGCAAAAAGCGTAG
- a CDS encoding thiamine pyrophosphate-dependent dehydrogenase E1 component subunit alpha, with protein sequence MWLIRLFDEKVDEMFAKGLIHGTTHLCVGQEATPVAACAALLKTDKITSTHRGHGHCIAKGADVSKMMAELMGRVTGYCKGKGGSMHIADLEEGNLGANGIVGGGIPIAVGAALTSKMMKENYVVLCFFGDGATNEGSFHEALNLAAIWDLPVIFFCENNQYGMSGSVKDMFRIQDIADRALAYGMPGHVVDGNDLEAVYDVVASAVARARSGAGPSLIEAKTYRWKGHSKSDGRKYRTREEETAWKAKDPIERFKNRLIDEGIATEEQLNDLKARAKMEIERAVSFAESSPYPTLEMLEEDVYAH encoded by the coding sequence ATGTGGTTAATCCGCCTATTTGACGAAAAAGTCGATGAGATGTTCGCGAAAGGTCTCATTCACGGTACAACACATTTGTGCGTCGGACAAGAAGCTACACCGGTCGCCGCGTGTGCAGCACTCTTAAAAACAGACAAGATCACCAGTACGCACCGCGGCCACGGACACTGTATCGCCAAAGGCGCTGACGTCTCCAAGATGATGGCCGAACTGATGGGGCGAGTCACGGGCTACTGTAAAGGCAAGGGGGGTTCCATGCACATCGCCGATTTGGAAGAAGGCAACTTAGGCGCAAACGGCATTGTCGGAGGCGGAATTCCAATTGCGGTTGGCGCGGCGCTCACATCGAAAATGATGAAAGAAAACTACGTCGTTCTATGTTTTTTTGGCGATGGCGCAACAAATGAAGGCAGTTTTCACGAAGCGCTGAATCTCGCAGCCATTTGGGACCTTCCAGTTATCTTCTTTTGTGAAAATAACCAATATGGGATGTCGGGATCTGTCAAAGACATGTTTCGAATCCAGGATATCGCCGACCGAGCACTCGCATACGGAATGCCAGGTCATGTTGTGGACGGAAACGATTTGGAAGCAGTCTATGACGTCGTGGCTTCCGCAGTTGCCAGAGCACGATCCGGCGCGGGTCCGTCCCTCATCGAAGCCAAGACCTACCGTTGGAAAGGACACTCGAAGAGTGATGGACGGAAATACCGGACTAGGGAAGAGGAGACAGCGTGGAAGGCCAAAGATCCCATTGAACGATTCAAAAATCGATTAATAGATGAAGGAATCGCGACGGAAGAACAACTGAACGATTTAAAGGCGCGCGCCAAAATGGAAATTGAGCGTGCGGTTTCCTTTGCAGAAAGTAGTCCTTACCCGACACTTGAGATGTTAGAAGAGGATGTATACGCACATTGA
- a CDS encoding sugar-binding transcriptional regulator — protein MAYSDDTRVLVKIAHMYYDDNATQAEIAEQLGVSRPLISKYLAKARELGIVQIRIRDELAYPYATIEKQLERKYKLREAIIVPEAPTPAVKRSLGQATGRYLSRILKKNQTLAVSGGTTLHEVANQIPYMHPQNFTVVPMVGGVGDELIDIHANQISVQIAKALDADVKLLHAPVVVDTAEAKATFLEQSAISEVLESAERADIALVGIGGKPENSTMVQNYLAVDDSRALDQQGVIGDICYTLIDERGEACNVSWNERVIAISIESLRNIPMVIGVAQGEDKVRAIHAAMTGRIIRVLVTDYPTAEKLLELDS, from the coding sequence TTGGCTTATTCAGATGACACCAGAGTCTTAGTCAAAATCGCACATATGTATTACGACGACAATGCAACCCAAGCGGAAATCGCCGAACAACTCGGCGTGTCCCGTCCACTCATCTCAAAGTATTTGGCAAAAGCCAGAGAACTTGGCATTGTTCAAATTCGGATTCGAGATGAGTTAGCCTATCCGTACGCAACCATCGAAAAGCAACTTGAGCGAAAGTACAAACTCCGTGAAGCGATTATTGTGCCCGAGGCCCCAACGCCTGCCGTCAAGCGCAGCTTGGGGCAGGCCACTGGCCGGTACCTATCACGCATTTTGAAAAAAAACCAGACACTAGCGGTCTCGGGCGGCACCACACTTCACGAAGTTGCGAATCAAATTCCGTATATGCATCCGCAAAACTTCACGGTCGTACCGATGGTTGGGGGCGTTGGAGACGAACTGATTGACATCCATGCCAATCAGATCTCCGTACAGATAGCAAAAGCTTTGGACGCTGATGTCAAACTGCTTCACGCGCCGGTTGTTGTCGATACTGCAGAGGCAAAAGCGACATTTTTAGAGCAATCCGCGATTTCCGAAGTTCTAGAGTCCGCAGAACGCGCGGACATCGCGTTGGTCGGCATTGGTGGGAAACCTGAAAATTCTACCATGGTTCAGAATTACCTTGCAGTGGATGATTCACGAGCGCTCGACCAACAAGGGGTCATTGGAGATATCTGTTACACGTTGATTGACGAACGCGGAGAGGCTTGTAACGTCTCGTGGAATGAGCGGGTAATTGCGATATCCATTGAATCACTCCGAAACATCCCAATGGTAATTGGGGTCGCGCAGGGAGAGGACAAAGTAAGGGCCATTCACGCAGCGATGACGGGCCGTATCATTCGGGTGCTGGTGACAGATTACCCAACGGCTGAAAAACTATTGGAACTCGATTCATAA
- a CDS encoding PTS glucitol/sorbitol transporter subunit IIA → MKSIVTQIGEMALQFEDERVIVFFGPKAPKELRDISIIHESEVAFDGTLLQPNHHLLFGDQVYNITLVGTEAASNFAELGHISVYFSEPPVEILPGAVYVQPYRWPKLELGMTIEIR, encoded by the coding sequence ATGAAGTCCATAGTTACACAAATTGGAGAGATGGCACTACAGTTTGAAGATGAGCGCGTCATTGTATTTTTTGGCCCAAAGGCTCCAAAGGAGTTAAGGGATATCTCCATTATTCACGAATCAGAAGTCGCGTTTGACGGAACGCTTCTTCAACCAAACCATCACTTGTTGTTCGGTGATCAAGTTTACAACATTACACTTGTGGGCACCGAAGCGGCGAGTAACTTTGCGGAGCTTGGGCATATCTCGGTATATTTTTCTGAGCCACCTGTTGAAATTCTGCCAGGCGCGGTATACGTCCAACCCTATCGTTGGCCCAAACTCGAACTGGGTATGACGATTGAAATTCGCTGA
- the srlE gene encoding PTS glucitol/sorbitol transporter subunit IIB: MATVKVSKGSGGWGNGLVLKPEGNRNKVVSVTGGGIHPVAQRIAELSGAEPVDGFTKSVPEEEMMCVVINCGGTARIGVYPMKRIPTVDVLPSSPSGPLAKFITEDIFVSGVTVRDVEVTSDPPVEKGSAAESEEVTMPQASDGWSRAAQYTAPVTSGRGSWLMAVSRALGKLIGTLYQAGRDSVDILIRNILPFMAFVAMLEGIINYTGLGKLLAHGLVPLAGSLWGLIVLVIICTLPFLSPILGPGAVIAQIIGVLVGAQIGAKAISPFYALPALFAIDGQVGCDFVPVGLSLGEAKPETIEYGVPAVLYSRLFTGVASVILAYFAGFGMY; encoded by the coding sequence ATGGCGACCGTAAAAGTTAGCAAAGGGTCAGGCGGCTGGGGGAATGGACTCGTCCTCAAACCAGAAGGCAACCGAAACAAAGTCGTCAGCGTGACAGGAGGGGGAATCCATCCAGTGGCGCAACGCATTGCCGAATTGTCAGGTGCCGAACCAGTGGATGGATTCACCAAGTCCGTACCAGAGGAAGAAATGATGTGTGTCGTGATCAATTGTGGTGGAACCGCCCGAATTGGCGTGTATCCCATGAAGCGCATTCCCACCGTAGATGTTTTACCGTCTTCTCCTTCAGGGCCGCTTGCAAAGTTTATTACGGAAGACATTTTCGTGTCGGGCGTCACAGTCCGAGATGTCGAAGTGACGTCTGATCCGCCTGTAGAGAAGGGATCTGCCGCAGAGTCTGAAGAAGTCACCATGCCACAGGCGTCAGACGGTTGGAGTCGAGCAGCACAGTACACTGCGCCGGTCACGAGCGGCCGCGGCAGTTGGCTGATGGCAGTATCTCGAGCGCTGGGTAAACTTATCGGCACGCTCTACCAAGCGGGGAGAGACTCCGTCGATATCCTAATTCGAAATATTCTTCCCTTTATGGCGTTTGTAGCCATGTTAGAAGGTATTATTAACTATACAGGGCTTGGTAAATTGTTAGCGCATGGCCTCGTTCCACTCGCAGGCTCGTTATGGGGACTCATTGTACTGGTCATTATCTGTACACTCCCGTTTTTGTCACCCATTCTCGGCCCTGGAGCCGTCATTGCACAAATCATCGGCGTCTTGGTTGGAGCGCAAATTGGCGCAAAGGCGATTTCACCTTTCTATGCTCTACCTGCACTATTCGCAATTGATGGTCAAGTTGGTTGTGACTTTGTGCCCGTCGGATTATCGCTTGGGGAAGCAAAGCCAGAGACGATTGAATATGGGGTTCCCGCGGTTTTGTATAGTAGGTTGTTTACGGGTGTAGCTTCAGTCATCTTGGCGTATTTCGCAGGCTTTGGAATGTACTGA
- the srlA gene encoding PTS glucitol/sorbitol transporter subunit IIC, with the protein MEVIQWLGSHFIGLFDAGGKVFMSYVTGIIPTLVVLLTFTNTVIKLIGEDRTYRAVQFASKYLILRYTLMPILSVLILTNPMAYTFGRFLPERQKPAFYDSAVSFVHPVTAFFPYANAGELFVWLGIANGVEKAGYSIGPLAVRYFLLGIVVIFIRGVVTERITNILANRLEKKTGAVATRASSTL; encoded by the coding sequence ATGGAAGTCATCCAATGGCTAGGTTCACACTTTATCGGATTGTTTGACGCGGGTGGAAAAGTATTTATGAGCTATGTAACAGGCATCATTCCAACCCTAGTGGTTCTTTTAACGTTCACGAACACGGTCATTAAACTAATTGGTGAAGACAGAACGTATCGAGCTGTTCAGTTTGCATCCAAGTATCTCATTCTACGGTATACATTAATGCCGATTCTGTCCGTTTTAATCTTGACCAATCCGATGGCATACACGTTTGGACGCTTCTTGCCAGAACGACAAAAACCAGCTTTTTATGATTCGGCGGTATCGTTCGTCCATCCTGTAACCGCTTTCTTCCCGTATGCAAACGCTGGTGAACTATTCGTTTGGCTAGGGATTGCAAACGGAGTTGAAAAAGCTGGTTATTCCATTGGTCCACTCGCTGTGCGCTACTTTTTGCTCGGCATCGTCGTGATTTTCATTCGCGGTGTGGTAACCGAGCGCATTACAAACATTTTAGCGAATCGCCTTGAAAAGAAGACAGGCGCAGTCGCTACACGCGCGTCCAGTACGCTGTGA
- a CDS encoding transcriptional regulator GutM: MHTGNLIILVGSAWILQYILTWFQLQHYRKTMRKLVTEYQGQAQYALFSGVCRKALGRGAIVIAIIDQHEIVHRCEVLSGISVFAKFKPLPVQVGKTLGEIGEEANHILVQKRGVSAKQKSQAKALLMIVENAQRSYAEKRLQAGRGLRTQKAIP; this comes from the coding sequence ATGCATACTGGCAATCTAATCATCCTCGTCGGAAGCGCTTGGATTCTGCAATATATACTGACCTGGTTTCAGCTTCAACATTATCGCAAAACCATGCGAAAACTGGTAACTGAGTATCAAGGCCAAGCGCAATACGCCCTATTCTCTGGTGTGTGCCGAAAAGCGCTCGGGAGGGGGGCTATTGTTATCGCCATTATCGACCAGCACGAGATTGTACACCGCTGTGAAGTTCTTTCAGGCATTAGCGTATTCGCAAAATTCAAGCCGCTTCCCGTCCAAGTTGGAAAAACGCTTGGTGAAATCGGAGAAGAGGCCAACCACATCCTCGTCCAAAAACGTGGCGTAAGCGCGAAGCAAAAATCGCAGGCGAAGGCGCTCCTGATGATTGTCGAGAACGCCCAACGTTCATACGCGGAAAAACGTCTTCAAGCAGGTCGCGGGCTTCGTACGCAAAAGGCGATACCATAA
- a CDS encoding NAD(P)H-dependent oxidoreductase produces the protein MSIYHSLQKLEQEGERIGVAVIGAGQMGRGMIAQISKIPGMQVRAVCDIQREVAQKAVDAYCRYAKTPHPSVMVESDFQKVIGHPDVDVVVDATGIPEVGANVALIALAEHKHLVLLNVEMDVTVGSILSSWFKSSGLVYTGAAGDEPAVTLELFEFAKTMGLEVVVAGKGKNNPFIPLSNPDLCRAEAERKHMNPHMLAAFQDGTKTMAEMNLLSNATGLLPDKTGMHGVSADLKTVTEKLRLVEEGGCLSQQGVVEYVHGLAPGVFVIVSSDLTEVTEELKYLSVGDGPYYTLYRPFHLASLETPISIARAALLQEPTIAPIGGPVSETVAVAKRDMAPGDALDGIGGYTVRGVIEEHVHATKAGHVPIGLISPKARAKRHIATGTFITYEDVELDQTTTVWHLRSLQDKMFPTV, from the coding sequence ATGTCTATCTATCACTCATTGCAAAAACTTGAGCAAGAAGGCGAGAGGATTGGCGTTGCGGTCATTGGCGCTGGTCAAATGGGGCGGGGCATGATCGCTCAAATTTCGAAAATCCCTGGAATGCAGGTTCGCGCCGTATGTGACATTCAGAGAGAGGTCGCACAAAAGGCTGTTGACGCGTATTGCCGTTACGCGAAAACCCCACATCCCAGCGTGATGGTGGAATCAGACTTCCAAAAGGTCATTGGTCACCCAGACGTCGATGTCGTCGTGGACGCGACTGGCATTCCGGAAGTAGGCGCGAACGTCGCGCTCATCGCGCTTGCAGAACACAAACATCTCGTGCTTCTAAATGTGGAGATGGATGTGACAGTGGGATCGATACTCTCCTCCTGGTTCAAATCATCGGGCCTTGTTTATACGGGCGCGGCCGGCGACGAACCCGCAGTGACGCTCGAACTCTTTGAATTTGCCAAGACAATGGGGCTCGAAGTCGTTGTCGCCGGAAAGGGAAAAAACAACCCATTTATCCCATTGTCCAATCCAGATTTGTGCCGGGCAGAAGCGGAACGCAAGCACATGAATCCACACATGTTGGCCGCTTTTCAAGACGGAACAAAAACGATGGCTGAGATGAATTTGCTCAGTAACGCCACAGGATTACTTCCTGACAAAACGGGCATGCACGGCGTTTCGGCAGATTTGAAAACGGTTACCGAAAAACTCCGCCTCGTCGAGGAAGGCGGCTGCCTAAGTCAGCAAGGTGTCGTTGAATATGTTCACGGCCTCGCGCCTGGCGTGTTCGTCATCGTCTCGAGTGACTTGACCGAAGTCACCGAGGAACTCAAGTATCTATCTGTTGGAGACGGCCCATATTACACGCTCTATCGCCCGTTTCATCTCGCCAGCTTAGAAACGCCCATTTCCATCGCTCGCGCTGCACTCTTGCAAGAACCAACTATCGCGCCGATTGGCGGTCCAGTCTCTGAAACAGTGGCCGTCGCGAAACGGGATATGGCCCCGGGGGATGCACTGGATGGAATCGGCGGATACACGGTAAGAGGAGTCATTGAAGAACACGTCCATGCAACCAAAGCTGGACACGTCCCAATCGGTCTCATTTCACCGAAAGCACGGGCGAAGCGGCACATCGCTACAGGGACGTTTATCACCTATGAGGACGTTGAACTGGATCAAACGACGACGGTTTGGCACTTGCGCTCCCTTCAAGACAAAATGTTTCCGACCGTGTAA
- a CDS encoding HPr family phosphocarrier protein: MKEMTLQVNLEQGLHARPASAFAKKADTFSSDIFIVKDGRKANGKSILGLMGLAVTQGAQITLQANGIDEELAISELSKMLLSKHEMHI, translated from the coding sequence ATGAAAGAAATGACATTACAAGTGAACTTGGAACAGGGGTTACACGCCAGACCCGCGTCAGCGTTCGCAAAGAAAGCGGATACATTTTCGTCGGACATCTTCATTGTAAAGGATGGGCGAAAAGCAAACGGAAAAAGCATTCTCGGATTAATGGGATTAGCCGTGACACAAGGGGCCCAGATCACACTGCAAGCAAACGGCATCGATGAAGAATTGGCTATCTCCGAGTTATCCAAAATGCTCTTATCTAAACACGAGATGCACATCTAA
- the rpsD gene encoding 30S ribosomal protein S4 — protein MSRRTGAKHKLCRTAGEALCGSPKCPVHKRPYPPGQHGPTKRVKRSEYGVQLLEKQKLRHIYAVQERQFRRYYDEAARRPGITGDTLMTILETRLDNLAYRLGFANTIDGARQLVNHGHISVNGRRVDIPSYRVHVGDVIGLTEKGAKLAIVKESLERTISRPPYLTYDEASTTGTLERIPDRSEIPVSVNETLIVEYYSR, from the coding sequence ATGTCAAGAAGAACTGGTGCGAAACATAAACTTTGCCGAACTGCGGGAGAAGCGCTTTGCGGGTCACCTAAGTGCCCGGTTCATAAGCGCCCTTATCCCCCGGGGCAACACGGACCAACGAAACGCGTGAAGCGAAGTGAGTACGGTGTGCAGCTCCTGGAAAAACAAAAATTGCGCCATATTTATGCAGTTCAAGAAAGACAATTCCGCCGCTATTACGACGAGGCGGCACGGCGTCCTGGAATTACCGGCGACACGCTGATGACCATTCTGGAAACGCGTTTGGATAACCTGGCGTATCGCCTCGGATTCGCCAATACCATCGATGGCGCACGTCAATTGGTGAATCACGGGCATATTTCGGTCAATGGTCGACGGGTGGATATTCCGTCGTATCGGGTTCATGTTGGTGACGTGATCGGATTGACGGAGAAAGGTGCCAAACTCGCAATTGTCAAAGAGAGTTTGGAACGAACGATTTCACGGCCGCCGTATCTAACCTACGATGAGGCGTCGACGACGGGTACGCTTGAGCGAATCCCGGATCGTAGTGAGATTCCAGTGTCGGTCAATGAGACGCTGATTGTCGAATATTACTCGCGTTAA
- a CDS encoding SDR family NAD(P)-dependent oxidoreductase: MINYRGKVALVTGASGGIGKAYANALAAKGCHVILVARSKDKLEALAQHLSESYAIQAFVIASDLSKMGSAKAVAQEVSALGLSVDILINNAGFGTYGHFHEIASEREQEEIMLNVASLVDMTHLFLPHMLEKQEGIVVNVASLAAFQPAPYLAVYSATKAFVLSFTEALWAEYRHDGVRFLALCPGATQTNFFDVAGSYAAAGGTAFSTPEKVVQAGFRGIERGQSYIVEGSKNYFAAQLHRLIPRKTVVRLMERIMRAKQS, encoded by the coding sequence ATGATCAATTATCGCGGGAAAGTAGCACTCGTAACGGGCGCTTCAGGAGGAATTGGGAAAGCCTATGCAAATGCGTTAGCAGCGAAAGGCTGTCATGTCATTCTCGTGGCACGCTCCAAGGACAAACTAGAGGCGTTAGCCCAGCATCTGTCTGAATCGTACGCCATTCAGGCCTTTGTCATAGCAAGTGATTTATCTAAAATGGGCTCTGCCAAAGCGGTGGCACAGGAAGTGAGCGCACTCGGCCTATCTGTCGATATTTTAATCAACAACGCCGGTTTTGGCACCTATGGACATTTTCACGAAATCGCAAGCGAGCGTGAGCAAGAAGAAATTATGCTCAATGTGGCATCGTTAGTAGATATGACGCATCTATTTTTACCCCATATGTTGGAGAAACAAGAGGGAATCGTCGTGAATGTGGCCTCACTCGCCGCTTTTCAACCGGCACCCTACCTGGCTGTATACTCCGCTACCAAAGCATTTGTACTGTCTTTCACAGAGGCACTCTGGGCGGAGTACCGGCATGATGGAGTCCGATTTCTCGCATTGTGCCCGGGCGCCACACAAACAAATTTCTTTGATGTCGCCGGTTCTTACGCTGCAGCAGGCGGAACGGCATTTTCCACGCCTGAGAAGGTAGTCCAAGCAGGTTTTCGGGGAATTGAACGGGGACAAAGTTATATTGTGGAAGGGAGTAAAAACTATTTTGCCGCACAACTTCATCGTCTCATTCCACGGAAAACGGTCGTTCGCTTGATGGAGCGGATCATGCGAGCAAAGCAATCGTAA
- a CDS encoding FTR1 family iron permease, with product MSRALRTSLVCLGGAVVIAVLVWQAITSAGNPDPTAHGISPTAGIVDTAVLVYREGLECILVLSAVIAGLIRTQKVYWKPIAGGAGIGFLATLATWFVLVGILALVTTTSTENSVQAATGLLAIVVLLIVMNWFFHRIYWTGWISFQNRKKKELIQSIESSDAASAEVTKSTAYKGLVILGLASVYREGFEVDIFLQSIRQQCGTANVVLGTAFGMVLILLTGYFTFLAHKRLPYKKMLVFTGILLGVVFEIMVGEQVNEMQLANWIPTHSLSVNFPDWAGTWFSIFNNWETTIAQIAAAVFVIGSFYAARSERFKPRRTTPSATNAASNLEPAEN from the coding sequence ATGAGTCGTGCACTCAGAACCAGCCTTGTTTGTCTCGGCGGCGCCGTAGTCATTGCAGTTCTCGTGTGGCAGGCGATTACTTCAGCGGGGAATCCGGACCCAACTGCACACGGCATCTCGCCAACCGCCGGAATTGTAGATACCGCCGTCCTGGTCTATCGCGAAGGATTGGAATGCATCTTAGTTTTATCGGCAGTCATCGCAGGATTAATTCGGACTCAAAAAGTCTACTGGAAACCCATTGCTGGCGGAGCAGGTATCGGATTCCTAGCCACGTTAGCTACCTGGTTCGTATTGGTCGGTATCTTGGCACTCGTAACGACGACGTCGACTGAAAACAGTGTGCAAGCGGCAACCGGATTATTGGCAATTGTCGTACTGCTCATCGTGATGAACTGGTTTTTCCATCGCATCTACTGGACCGGTTGGATTTCATTTCAAAACCGGAAGAAAAAAGAACTGATTCAATCCATCGAGTCTTCAGATGCTGCTAGCGCGGAAGTCACAAAATCGACAGCGTACAAAGGCTTGGTTATCCTTGGATTGGCCTCTGTGTATCGCGAAGGATTTGAAGTGGATATCTTCCTCCAGAGTATTCGGCAGCAATGTGGCACGGCCAACGTCGTCCTCGGCACAGCGTTCGGCATGGTCCTCATTCTCTTGACTGGGTACTTCACCTTCCTCGCGCACAAACGGCTGCCTTACAAGAAAATGCTCGTATTTACAGGTATTTTGCTTGGCGTCGTGTTTGAAATTATGGTTGGGGAGCAAGTCAATGAAATGCAGTTGGCCAACTGGATTCCGACGCACAGCTTATCCGTGAACTTCCCAGATTGGGCTGGCACATGGTTCTCAATCTTCAATAACTGGGAAACCACTATTGCTCAAATTGCTGCCGCTGTGTTTGTCATCGGATCGTTCTATGCTGCACGCAGTGAAAGATTCAAACCGCGCCGCACGACACCGTCTGCGACAAATGCAGCCTCCAACTTGGAACCTGCAGAAAATTGA
- a CDS encoding FAD-dependent monooxygenase: MNTGIQDAYNLGWKLAAVAKGASPALLDSYEAERRPVAVGVLALSSARLQQAINQKVIPTRRDANTMQLSVGYRGSVLARDDRDETSLLRAGDRAPDATNLMTVQGERRLFDLTRGRHFTLLSFGVQPPLETSPFELRTFHVVKQPTGPDDIADTEGYLASAYGATDCTLVLIRPDGYIALISDAGDISAVSDYLAAIG, from the coding sequence ATGAACACGGGCATCCAGGACGCCTACAACCTCGGCTGGAAGCTTGCGGCGGTCGCAAAAGGCGCCTCGCCGGCACTGCTTGACAGCTACGAAGCTGAGCGACGACCGGTCGCAGTAGGTGTGCTTGCGCTCTCAAGCGCGCGCCTCCAACAGGCCATCAACCAAAAAGTCATCCCCACCCGCCGCGATGCGAACACAATGCAACTCAGTGTTGGCTATCGAGGCTCCGTTTTGGCACGAGACGACCGCGACGAGACATCTCTGCTCCGCGCTGGCGACCGCGCCCCCGACGCGACCAACCTGATGACGGTGCAAGGCGAACGCCGACTGTTCGACCTGACACGCGGCAGGCACTTCACGTTGCTGAGTTTTGGGGTGCAGCCTCCGCTCGAAACCTCTCCGTTCGAACTCAGGACGTTCCATGTCGTCAAACAACCGACTGGCCCTGACGACATTGCCGACACCGAAGGCTATCTCGCGAGCGCCTATGGTGCGACCGACTGTACGCTCGTGCTGATCCGTCCCGATGGCTATATCGCGCTGATTTCGGACGCCGGCGACATCTCAGCGGTATCGGACTATCTCGCCGCCATCGGCTGA
- a CDS encoding TetR/AcrR family transcriptional regulator: MDTRTTKHVTRRRGQQLESALLEAAWDELVEAGFANLTMESVAVRARTGIAVLYRRWANKDELVFAALQHYRNANPVEIPNTGALRSDLIAQLTALSEARAGFFAIAAAAAFSGLMADTGLAPSQIRDKIMDAESLPHVRMIYQRAHDRGEIDLARIPAAVLAMPFDLVRHDMVMDLKPVQPERIQSIVDELFLPLVQNYQTR, from the coding sequence ATGGACACACGAACGACAAAGCACGTCACGCGCCGCCGCGGTCAACAACTTGAATCCGCGCTACTTGAAGCTGCTTGGGATGAACTCGTGGAGGCTGGCTTCGCGAATTTGACAATGGAGTCCGTCGCCGTGCGGGCTCGTACCGGGATTGCAGTGTTGTATCGTCGATGGGCCAACAAGGATGAACTCGTGTTCGCGGCGCTTCAGCACTACCGGAACGCCAACCCGGTCGAGATCCCGAACACGGGCGCTCTGCGCAGCGACCTCATCGCCCAATTGACAGCCTTGAGTGAAGCACGTGCTGGGTTCTTCGCCATCGCCGCGGCCGCCGCTTTTTCGGGGCTAATGGCCGACACCGGCCTCGCACCCTCGCAGATTCGCGACAAGATTATGGACGCCGAATCGCTCCCGCATGTGAGAATGATTTATCAACGCGCTCACGATCGCGGTGAAATCGATCTCGCGCGGATCCCTGCCGCCGTACTCGCCATGCCGTTCGACCTCGTGCGACATGACATGGTCATGGACCTCAAGCCAGTGCAACCCGAACGCATCCAATCGATAGTCGATGAACTCTTCCTGCCCCTCGTGCAAAATTATCAAACACGATAG